A DNA window from Corvus hawaiiensis isolate bCorHaw1 chromosome 11, bCorHaw1.pri.cur, whole genome shotgun sequence contains the following coding sequences:
- the ALAS1 gene encoding 5-aminolevulinate synthase, nonspecific, mitochondrial, with protein MEAVVRRCPFLARVSQAFLQKAGPSLLLYAQHCPRMMEAAPAAARALATSAARGQQAEEETPAGRREAKNVKEVAQQHADGTQPPAGHPPASTSQSTATKCPFLAAQMNHKNSNVFCKASLELQEDVQEMQADRKGTEFAKIPTTSTVRKIETEGQEQSDLLKKFKDIMLKQRPESVSHLLQDNLPKSVSTFQYDQFFEKKIDEKKKDHTYRVFKTVNRKAQIFPMADDYTDSLITKKEVSVWCSNDYLGMSRHPRVCGAVMETLKQHGAGAGGTRNISGTSKFHVDLEKELADLHGKDAALLFSSCFVANDSTLFTLAKMLPGCEIYSDSGNHASMIQGIRNSRVPKHIFRHNDVNHLRELLKKSDPSTPKIVAFETVHSMDGAVCPLEELCDVAHEHGAITFVDEVHAVGLYGARGGGIGDRDGIMHKMDIISGTLGKAFGCVGGYISSTSSLIDTVRSYAAGFIFTTSLPPMLLAGALESVRTLKSAEGQLLRRQHQRNVKLMRQMLMDAGLPVVHCPSHIIPIRVADAAKNTEICDKLMSQHSIYVQAINYPTVPRGEELLRIAPTPHHTPQMMSYFIEKLLATWNDVGLELKPHSSAECNFCRRPLHFEVMSERERAYFSGMSKLVSVSA; from the exons ATGGAGGCGGTGGTGCGGCGCTGCCCGTTCCTGGCCCGTGTGTCCCAGGCGTTCCTGCAGAAGGCCGGGCCGTCGCTGCTGCTGTACGCCCAGCACTGCCCTCGCATGATggaggcggccccggcggccgcCCGCGCCCTCGCCACGTCCGCCGCCCGCGGGCAGCAGGCGGAGGAGGAGACCCCCGCGGGCCGCCGCG AGGCCAAAAATGTCAAAGAGGTGGCCCAGCAGCATGCAGATGGAACCCAGCCTCCTGCTGGCCACCCACCTGCCAGCACTAGCCAGAGTACAGCTACCAAATGCCCATTCCTGGCAGCTCAGATGAATCACAAGAACAGCAACGTTTTCTGCAAAGCCAGCCTGGAACTGCAGGAGGATGTGCAGGAAATGCAGGCGGACAGGAAAG GTACAGAATTTGCCAAAATACCAACTACTTCCACAGTGAGAAAGATTGAGACTGAGGGACAAGAGCAGAGTGACCTGCTCAAGAAGTTTAAGGATATTATGCTGAAGCAAAGACCGGAAAGTGTCTCTCATCTGCTTCAGGATAACTTGCCAAAAT CTGTATCCACCTTCCAGTATGATCAGTTCTTTGAGAAAAAGATAGATGAGAAGAAGAAGGATCACACCTACCGAGTGTTCAAGACCGTGAACCGGAAGGCGCAGATCTTCCCCATGGCAGACGACTACACTGATTCCCTGATCACCAAGAAGGAGGTGTCTGTCTGGTGCAGCAATGACTACCTGGGCATGAGCCGGCACCCTCGTGTCTGTGGAGCAGTTAT GGAAACACTGAAACAACatggtgctggagcaggaggcacAAGAAACATATCAGGAACAAGTAAATTTCATGTCGACTTGGAAAAAGAACTAGCTGATCTTCATGGAAAAGATGCAGCACTGTTGTTCTCATCTTGCTTTGTAGCCAATGACTCCACTCTCTTCACTCTAGCTAAAATGCTGCCAG GTTGTGAGATCTACTCTGATTCTGGAAACCATGCCTCCATGATCCAGGGGATCCGTAACAGTAGGGTGCCAAAACACATATTTCGCCATAATGATGTCAACCATCTTCGAGAGCTATTGAAAAAGTCCGATCCATCCACCCCTAAAATTGTTGCATTTGAAACTGTTCACTCAATGGATG GTGCCGTTTGTCCTCTGGAAGAGCTGTGTGACGTggcccatgagcacggggccatCACCTTTGTGGATGAAGTGCATGCTGTGGGGCTGTATGGAGCCCGAGGAGGTGGGATAGGAGACCGGGATGGGATCATGCACAAGATGGACATCATCTCTGGAACGCTTG gcaAAGCATTTGGCTGTGTGGGAGGCTACATCTCCAGCACCAGTTCTCTGATTGACACGGTTCGCTCGTACGCCGCCGGGTTCATTTTCACCACGTCCCTGCCCCCCATGCTGCTGGCGGGGGCCCTGGAGTCCGTGCGGACGCTGAAGAGCGCCgaggggcagctgctgaggcGCCAGCACCAGCGCAACGTCAAGCTCATGAGGCAGATGCTGATGGATGCGGGGCTGCCCGTGGTGCACTGCCCCAGCCACATCATTCCCATAAGG GTTGCAGATGCTGCTAAGAATACAGAGATCTGTGACAAGCTGATGAGCCAGCACAGCATCTATGTCCAAGCCATCAACTACCCGACGGTTCCCCGTGGAGAGGAGCTGCTCCGAATCGCCCCTACACCTCACCACACCCCTCAGATGATGAGTTATTTTATTG AAAAACTCCTGGCTACATGGAATGATGTTGGTCTGGAGCTGAAACCACACTCCTCAGCCGAATGCAACTTCTGTAGACGACCGCTGCATTTTGAAGTGATGAGTGAACGAGAACGAGCCTACTTCAGTGGCATGAGCAAACTAGTATCTGTCAGTGCATGA